A genomic region of Anaerolineae bacterium contains the following coding sequences:
- a CDS encoding ABC transporter ATP-binding protein yields the protein MAKAEFTVTGSYAYNRSGPARWIISHVWRYPHLVAGTLVTTVLANWMSARVQLGIGAAFDHVVSPEGNLRALLLIALGVLGFGLGSAGSSLLGNVANEFLAQRLERDARDELYLSLLGKSLSFHGRQRLGDVMARATNDVRQLNLMFSPGLRLIFSSGMSLVIPIVTIAGINTRLLLVPLLFVPVLGLTIWHYNRRLEPVAEAQQVQYGAISAGLEEVISGIEVVKANAQEPRERERFTADASRYRDLSVRQGEIQARYLPLLAYYVMLAVAFTHALLLYGRGLVTLGDIIAFMGLLGLLQFPTFISIFTFSLVQLGLAGAERILELIEARTELDENKAGVSGEISGEVVFEDVSFSYDGAEVLHGISFHARPGETVAIVGQTGSGKTTLTRLINRIYDVSQGRVLVDGTDVRDWSIESLRSQISTIEQDVFLFSRSIAENIAFGAGADLSREDIERFAREAQAHDFIMALPQGYDTVVGERGVTLSGGQRQRIAIARAFATNPRILILDDSTSAIDSATEDQIQLAMSRVSRGRTTFLITHRLSQIRWADRILVLRQGRLEDQGTHEDLLQRSLAYRNIFARYEGSPPSAPPQRARSASSPSPQGSGEAA from the coding sequence TTGGCCAAGGCCGAGTTCACTGTCACCGGCTCATATGCCTACAACCGCAGTGGCCCGGCGCGCTGGATCATCTCCCACGTCTGGCGTTACCCGCACCTCGTGGCGGGCACTCTGGTGACCACGGTGCTCGCCAACTGGATGAGCGCCCGGGTGCAGCTGGGTATCGGCGCCGCCTTCGATCACGTCGTCAGCCCTGAAGGCAACCTGCGTGCGCTGTTGCTCATAGCTCTGGGAGTGCTGGGCTTCGGCCTCGGATCGGCTGGGTCGAGCCTTCTGGGGAACGTGGCCAATGAGTTCTTGGCCCAGCGGCTGGAGCGCGACGCCCGTGACGAGCTGTACCTGAGCCTGCTGGGCAAGAGCCTCAGCTTCCACGGACGACAGCGTTTGGGGGACGTGATGGCGCGCGCCACCAACGACGTCCGGCAGCTGAACCTGATGTTCAGCCCTGGGCTGCGCCTGATCTTCTCCTCGGGGATGAGCCTAGTAATACCCATCGTCACCATTGCCGGCATCAACACCCGGCTGCTGCTGGTTCCCCTACTGTTCGTGCCTGTTCTGGGGCTGACCATCTGGCACTACAACCGCCGGCTCGAACCGGTGGCCGAGGCCCAGCAGGTGCAGTACGGGGCCATCAGTGCCGGGCTAGAGGAGGTGATCTCGGGGATCGAGGTGGTCAAAGCCAATGCCCAGGAGCCGAGAGAGCGGGAACGCTTCACCGCCGACGCCAGCCGCTACCGCGACCTGTCGGTGCGCCAGGGCGAGATACAGGCTCGCTACCTGCCCCTCCTGGCGTACTACGTGATGCTTGCCGTCGCTTTCACGCACGCGCTCCTGCTCTACGGTCGAGGGCTGGTGACGTTGGGGGACATTATCGCCTTCATGGGCCTGTTGGGCCTGCTGCAGTTCCCTACGTTCATCTCCATATTCACCTTCAGCCTGGTGCAGCTGGGCCTGGCCGGAGCGGAGCGCATTCTGGAGTTGATCGAAGCCCGGACCGAGCTGGACGAGAACAAGGCGGGCGTGTCCGGGGAGATATCGGGCGAGGTGGTCTTCGAGGATGTGAGCTTCTCTTACGATGGCGCCGAGGTGTTGCATGGCATCAGCTTCCACGCCAGGCCGGGCGAGACGGTCGCCATCGTGGGCCAGACCGGCTCGGGCAAGACCACCCTCACCAGGCTGATCAACCGCATCTACGACGTCTCCCAGGGACGGGTTCTGGTAGATGGCACTGATGTGCGCGACTGGAGCATCGAATCCCTCCGCTCCCAGATCTCCACCATCGAGCAGGACGTCTTCCTCTTCTCCCGCAGCATCGCTGAGAACATTGCCTTCGGTGCCGGGGCCGACTTGAGCCGGGAGGACATCGAACGCTTCGCCCGGGAGGCGCAGGCACACGACTTCATTATGGCCCTGCCGCAAGGGTATGACACCGTGGTGGGAGAGCGAGGCGTGACTCTGTCGGGGGGGCAGCGCCAGCGCATTGCCATCGCCCGTGCCTTCGCCACCAACCCCCGCATCCTCATCCTGGACGACTCGACCAGCGCCATTGACAGCGCTACCGAGGACCAGATCCAGCTGGCCATGAGCCGGGTGAGCCGCGGGCGCACCACCTTCCTCATCACCCATCGGCTATCGCAGATTCGGTGGGCCGATCGGATACTGGTGCTTCGCCAGGGCAGGCTGGAGGACCAGGGCACGCACGAGGACTTGTTGCAGCGATCACTGGCTTACCGCAACATCTTCGCCCGCTATGAAGGGTCACCCCCGAGTGCCCCACCACAGCGGGCGCGAAGTGCTTCTAGCCCCTCGCCTCAGGGAAGTGGGGAGGCCGCATAA
- a CDS encoding PDZ domain-containing protein yields the protein MSPRVRSQRRVTVSEQRSNSGVWWVVGIAAVLILLLILCLVCACVGSLLFLRTSSSRGPQYYGPVPERVVTVPAIPVPEPPTQVVPPYRPETGALVLMVEPGSPADALGLEPGDIILAVDGRNLGPDLTLRQALEGFDPGDSVSITWWVRRSRDVQTGMVELGRDPGGTGRPYLGIEYRTLP from the coding sequence ATGTCTCCCCGAGTCAGATCTCAGCGGAGGGTTACAGTGAGCGAACAGAGATCCAACAGCGGGGTATGGTGGGTGGTTGGCATCGCCGCCGTACTCATACTGCTCCTGATTCTGTGCCTCGTGTGTGCCTGCGTCGGGAGCCTACTCTTCCTGCGGACCAGTTCCTCTCGCGGGCCTCAGTACTACGGACCTGTGCCCGAAAGGGTGGTCACCGTCCCCGCCATACCCGTGCCCGAGCCGCCCACCCAGGTGGTGCCGCCGTATCGGCCGGAGACGGGAGCGCTGGTGCTGATGGTGGAGCCGGGCAGCCCGGCTGACGCTCTCGGCCTGGAGCCCGGGGACATCATCCTGGCGGTAGACGGTCGCAACCTGGGCCCCGACCTGACGCTCAGGCAGGCTCTGGAGGGATTCGACCCCGGCGATAGCGTGAGCATCACCTGGTGGGTCAGGCGTTCCCGCGATGTCCAGACGGGGATGGTCGAGTTGGGTAGGGACCCAGGGGGCACGGGACGCCCTTACCTGGGCATCGAGTACCGAACCCTTCCCTAG